The following proteins come from a genomic window of Bifidobacteriaceae bacterium:
- a CDS encoding VanW family protein has product MGREASLALGDVKFRNDTPWGVLLRAGVDAEGQVWVELWSTKYWTVETVTEPLDLFVHSRTVQSREPDCVPQSGGSSGFEVTFRRTKTDPAGTSSGTETWSWSYAPANVVVCRPPVGT; this is encoded by the coding sequence ATGGGGCGGGAGGCGAGCCTGGCGTTGGGGGACGTGAAGTTCCGGAACGACACGCCATGGGGCGTGCTGCTGCGTGCGGGCGTGGATGCGGAGGGGCAGGTCTGGGTGGAACTCTGGTCAACCAAGTACTGGACCGTTGAAACCGTGACGGAGCCGCTGGACCTGTTCGTCCACTCGCGGACCGTCCAATCCCGCGAACCCGACTGCGTGCCGCAATCCGGCGGCTCATCCGGTTTCGAGGTCACCTTCCGGCGCACCAAGACGGACCCCGCCGGGACCTCCTCCGGCACCGAGACCTGGAGTTGGAGCTACGCGCCCGCCAACGTGGTGGTTTGCCGGCCGCCAGTCGGCACCTGA